Below is a window of Clostridiales bacterium DNA.
GAATCGCACGAGGAAGCGGTCAATCCGGACCGGATGATCAAGCGGTCGGTTACCGCAATTATCCGCAAGGCGGAGCAGGAAGCGTTCGGCCCGGAAGACCAGGAGGAAACGCCGGAAGAAAAGCGGATTCCGGAGAGGTTCTCGCGGGCGCTGAAGAAATATGAAATGAACCGGCTGCCGCCGTTTATGACGGTGCCGCCGGAAAAACAGGGCGCCTGGCGCGGAACGGTGACCCACCGCTTCCTTTCACTGGCGGACCTGGAGCGGATCCGGGCGGCCGGTCCGGTACTGGAGGCGGAAATCATCCGGATGAAGGATGAGATGCGGGCTTCCGGGATTTTCCGGGATGAGGAAGCGGATGTGATCGACGCGGCGGACGTCGCCGGGTTCTTCTCGTCTGAAATCGGGAAGCGGATGCTGGCCAGCCCGGAGATTCACCGGGAATGGGGCTTCAATCTTTTCCGGGAGGAAGAGAATCTTCTGGTGCAGGGCGTCATCGACTGTGCGTTCCTGGAAGGCGGGGACTGGATCCTGCTGGATTACAAAACGGACCGGATTGAGGATCCGGAAGCGTTCTGCGATGAATACCGGCCCCAGCTGGCCTGGTACGCGGCGGCGCTCGAAACGCTCACCGGACGAAAAGTACGTGAAAAATGTCTGTACGCGCTGTCCACCGGTCAGGTTTTTCCGGTATGATGCAAAAACGGGGTTTCGTTTATCAAAACCGGGCATGTTTCTGACCCGAAAATCACAATCCAAAGGAACTCCTCCCTCCGGGTATCCGGAAGGAGGAGTTTTCCACAGCGCGCAAACGCTTGATTTATAAGGGATCAAAGATTTCCAGATCCTGAAAGCAAGAAAATACAAGGGTTTCAGAAACCCACAGCCTTTTGTGGAAATCCGTGAACGGATGTGGATAACCTGTGGATAACGGTGGAAAACATTGAATATCAACAGGTCAAACCTCATCCTCGCTGTTTTCGGAAAGGCCGGGAATCGGCAGGTCGCTTTCGGAGAACGGATTGTCCCCGTCCAGTTCCGGATCCAGGAAATCCGAAGCCGTTTCGTTTTCCGGTTCACCGTCCTCGTTTTCGCCGTTTTCGGCCTTTGCCGGGGTGTCTGTAATCCGGATCGGTGTCACATTCAGGTAGCCTTCATCGTCCGTCTCAATGCGGAGGGTATCGCCGTACAACGGCATGGCGATTACTTCCGTATCCCGGCTGGACGCGGTCCGCGCGTATTCCAGCGCGACGTCCGCCCGGTGGAAGTAGTGCATCGGCACGAGGATCTGCGGTTTGACGCTCATGATGAAGTAGTTGGCGCCGGCTTCGTACATCGCGCCCTGCCGGGGATCCACCGGGAAAAAGGCGATATCGATGTCCTGCCCGCTGATCGTGGAGACCACTTTGCGGAATTCCGCGTCGGCTTCCTCGATATCCTGCATGGAGGATTCCTCCCGCCAGTGCCAGAAGTTGAGGTCCCCGGCGTGGAAAACGCGCAGGCCGTTGAAATCGACCAGGAAACTCACGCCCAGGTCGGTGGAGTCATAGGCGGTGACGTCCACACCCGGTACGGGAGAATAGGTATCCCCGGGGGCCATGCGCTTGCCGCGCGTGCCGACCGGCATGTCGGAAGAAACGATATAGGAGACGTTGGTCAGGTCTTTCCAGGTAAATACGATGGGATCCAGGTGATCGATGTGCTCGTGGCTGATAAACACCACAACGTTCGGAAAGGAGCGGATCTGTTCCTCGCTCAGCTGCCGGTCTTCAGTCAGCTCCATGTCCTCTCCGCGCCAGTAATCAAATACCAGCAGGGTATCGCCGCTCGCGACGGAGAAACCGCTGTGGTAATAATGCACGATCGTATATCGGGTACTCAAAAAAACTGCCACCTCCATGGCCGGAAGGCGTTGGCGGGACGACCGCAAAAACGCCTGTCATCATGAAAAACACCGGAATATCTATCATGAAGCCGCCCGGAAGAAAGGCAGCGGAAACAAATGTTTGATGTATCATATCATAAATGCAACAAATTGTCAATATTTTTGGGACGGAATTGTCACATCATCACCATTTTAGACATAAATTCCGGCCCAAAAGGACATCAAATTCCCACAAAACGGAAATAATCAGCTAAAAACAGGTTGTGATCCGCCACCTGGAACAAAAAAGCAGGCAGCCTTCCGGCTGCCTGCTGACGGGTCATGGATTATGCCCAGGGGTTCTCCGTGGGATACGGCAGGTTCGCGGGCTGGTTCCACGCGATGTCCTTCACGCCCAGGTACTTGAATACTTCGAACAGGAGCTTTCCGCAGTGCGCGAACGCGACGGCGCCGTGGTGCGGATAGCGCTTCTGGACCAGCACATGGCGGTAGAAGCGGCCCATTTCCTTGATGGCGAACACGCCGATGCCGCCGAAGGACTGGGTGGCTACGGGCAGCACTTCGCCCTCAGCCAGGTAGGCGCGGACTTCGCCTTCGCTGTCGCACTGCAGGCGGTAGAAGGTGATCGGGCCGGCCGCGATGTCGCCTTCCAGCGTGCCGCGGGTGAAGTCCGGTTCGCTTCCTTCGGGCTCCAGCAGGCGGTGCTGGATCAGCTGGTACTTGACCGCGCGGTCCGCGCACATCTTGCAGCTCGGGGTGTTGCCGCAGTGGAAGCCCATGAAGGTGTCATGCAGCTTGTAGTCGTACTTGCCCTTGATGTCGGCGTCGTAGATGTACTCCGGCACAGAGTTGTTGATGTCCAGCAGGGTGACCGCGTCGCCGGTCAGGCAGGCGCCGATGTATTCGCTCAGCGCGCCGTAGATGTCCACTTCGCAGGAGACCGGGATGCCGCGGGAAGCCAGGCGGCTGTTCACGTAGCAGGGCTCAAAACCGAACTGGGACGGGAACGCGGGCCAGCACTTGTCGGCAAAGGCCACGTATTTCCGGGCACCCTTGTGGGCTTCCGCCCAGTCGAGCAGGGTCAGTTCGAACTGCGCCATGCGCTCGCTCATGTCGGGATAGTACTTGCCTTCGCCCATTTCCTTGGCCATGTCTGCGCACACGGCGGGAATGCGGGGATCTCCGGCATGCTCTTTGTAGCTCACCAGCAGGTCGAGCTCGCTGTTTTCCTCGATTTCGATGCCCAGCTCATACAGGCCCTTGATGGGGGCGTTGCAGGCAAAGAAGTCCTGGGGCCGGGGTCCGAAGGTGATGATCTTCAGGTTCTTCAGGCCGACGATCACGCGGGCGATCGGGAAGAACTCCTCAATCTTGTCCGCCAGCTCGGCGGCGTTGCCCACGGGATATTCCGGAATGTAGCCCTTCAGGTGCCGCATGCCGAGGTTGTAGGAGCAGTTCAGCATACCGCAGTACGCGTCGCCGCGGCCGTTGATCATGTCTCCGTCGCCTTCGGCGGCAGCCACGAACATCACGGGTCCGTCAAACTTGGCGGCGATCAGGGTTTCAGGCGTTTCAGGACCGAAGTTTCCGAGGAACACGCAGGCGGCGTTGCAGCCTTCCTTGTTCAGTTCTTCCACGGCGGCCAGCATGTCCTTCTCGCTCTCAACGGTCTTCTTGATTTCAACAAAATTCAGCTTTTTCTCCGCGAGCTTGGCGGCGATGTTGGCGCGGCGCTTTTCGCTCAGGGAGATCGGGAAACAGTCGCGGGATACGGCGACCAGGCCCAGCTTAATGACAGGGATGTTTTCCATCAGGGTTACCTCCTTAAATTAAATGAATGCGTAACAAAATTGTACGAACTTGCCTCGTCTTGTTAGCATAGCATTATTAAAGAAGGAAGTCAATAATTCACAGTCCAAAAAAACAGTTGCAAAAGCGTGTAAAAAAAGGTAGAATAGCCGGTGGAACTGATTTTAATCAACCAATGTTTAAGGAGGTTTTTTCCAATGGCAGTGAAAGTTGCGATTAATGGTTTCGGCCGGATCGGTCGTCTCGCGTTCCGTCAGATGTTCGGCGCGCCCGGGTATGAAGTGGTCGCTATCAACGACCTGACCAGCCCTGCGATGCTGGCTCACCTGCTCAAGTACGATACCGCCCAGAAGGGTTACTGCGGCGTGATCGGCGAGAACAAGCACACCGTCGAAGCGACTGAGAATTCCATCATCGTGGACGGTAAAGAGATCACCATCTACGCGATCAAGGACGCGAAAGAGTGCCCCTGGGGCGAGCTGGGCGTGGACGTCGTGCTCGAGTGCACCGGCTTCTACACCTCCAAGGAAAAGAGCATGGCTCATATCGAAGCCGGCGCCAAGAAGGTTGTTATCTCCGCGCCTGCCGGAAATGACCTGCCCACCATCGTTTACAACGTCAACCACAACACCCTGAAGCCCGAAGACCAGGTCATCTCCGCTGCCAGCTGCACCACCAACTGCCTGGCGCCCATGACCAAGGCCCTGAATGATGCCTTCCCGATCCAGGCTGGTATCATGACCACCGTTCACGCCTACACCGGCGACCAGATGATCCTGGACGGCCCGCACCGCAAGGGTGACCTGCAGCGTGCCCGTGCCGGCGCCGCCAACATCGTTCCCAACAGCACCGGCGCTGCCAAGGCCATCGGCCTGGTTATCCCCGAGCTGAATGGTAAGCTGATCGGCTCCGCCCAGCGCGTTCCGGTTCCCACCGGCTCCACCACGATCCTCGTGGCCGTCGTGAAGGGCAAGGACGTGACCAAGGAAGCGATCAACGCCGCCATGAAGGCCCAGGCTTCTGAGTCCTTCGGCTACACCACCGAGAAACTGGTTTCCTCCGATATTATCGGCATGACCTACGGCTCCCTGTTCGATGCCAACCAGACCATGGTCAACAAGATCGACGACGACACCTATCAGGTGCAGGTCGTGTCCTGGTATGACAACGAGAACAGCTACACCAGCCAGATGGTCCGTACCATCAAGTACTTCGCGGAACTGAAGTAATCCTGAAGGATTACATCAGTTCCCCGTGCTACAGGAGCCCGCGACTGGCGAGCGCAAAGCGCAAAGACAGAGCGGCTGCGACGATCGCACGCGGAAGTAGCTAAGTGTACAGTGCCCGCTTTCGGAGAACCGGAAGCGGGCATTTTCTATGCCTGTTTGGGGAAATCAGTAGAAAAGGGACAGCCGTGTCCCCCGATTGATACTGAATACAGAGGAGTGAACCCCTATGCAGACGAATGAAACCCGGCCGGAGGAGAAGCGGCCGGGCCGCGGAAAGCTGATCATGCACTTCCTGAAGGGAAGCAAGGCTTTCTTTATCATGGCGATGGCCTGCGCGGCCATTTCCGCCCTGGCGGATATGGTCACCCCGCAGATCATCCGGATTACCGTGGACCAGGTCCTGGGCGGAATGAGCACGGAGACGCTCAGCCCGCTGGCCGCGGGATTCCTGGATTTCCTGGGAGGCCCGGAAAAGATCCGGACGTCCCTCTGGATCATGGCGCTGGCCGTGGTGGCAGTTGCAGTCGTCAAATGCCTTACTCAGTACGGCTTCCGCGTGACCAACACCAAGGGCAGTGAAACGCTGGCGAAAACCATGCGTGATGAACTGTTCCGCCACATTGAACGCCTGCCGTTCCAGTGGCATATGCAGAACCATACCGGGGATATCATCCAGCGGTGTACCAGTGATATTGACACCACCCGGAACTTTATCTCCGAGCAGATGACCGGCCTGATCCGGATTTTGATCCTGCTGGTGATGAGCATCGTATTCATGCTGGGCATGAATCCCCTCCTCACCCTGATTGCCATGATCCCGCTGCCGGTGATCATCTGGTATTCCCTGTATTTCCACCGCAAATTCCGAAAGGGATTTACGGAGTGCGACGAAAACGAAGGCAAGCTCTCCGCCATGGCGCAGGAGAACCTCACCGGCGTGCGTGTGGTACGCGCCTTCGGGCGGGAGCGCTATGAGAAGGACCGCTTTGAAAAGCAGAACAATTACTATGCTTCCCTGTGGGTGAAGCTGGGACGCCTCATGGCCTTCTTCTGGTCCTCAGCGGATATCCTGTCTTTCGTGCAGGTCCTGCTGGTGCTTGTGTTCGGCGTGGTGTTCTGCCTGCGCGGCAACATCACCAGCGGCGAGTATATCGCCTTCCTGAGCTATAACGGCATGCTCATCTGGCCGGTGCGCCAGCTGGGCCGGATGCTCAGCGAAATGTCCAAGGCCGGCGTCGGTGTGGACCGTATCGGCTATATCATGGACGCGGAAGAGGAAAAGGACGTGCCGGACGCGGTGGAACCGCCCATGACCGGCGATATCCGCTTCGAGCATGTCTCCTTCGCCTATGAAGGCGCGCCGGAAATGCTCCATGATATCGACCTGACCATTCCCGCCGGTACCACCCTGGGCATCCTCGGCGGCACCGGTTCCGGCAAGAGCACCATGATGTACCTGCTGGACCGCCTGTATCCGCTGCCCGAAAGCGGCGGCCGGATCACCATCGGCGGTGTGGATATCGCGAAAATCCGCCTGGACCACCTGCGCAGCCATATCGGTATCGTGCTGCAGGAGCCGTTCCTGTTCTCCCGCACCCTGCGGGAAAACCTGTCCATCACCTCGGCGGAGATGAACGAGGAAGAGCTCCACGCGGCCGCAAAGGCCGCCTGCCTGGAGGAAACCGTGGCCGGCTTTACCAAGGGCTATGAGACCTTTGTCGGCGAGCGCGGCGTTACGCTGTCCGGCGGCCAGAAGCAGCGGGCGGCGATTGCCCGCATGCTCACGCAGAAGGCGCCCATCATGATTTTCGACGACTCCCTGAGCGCGGTGGATACTGAAACCGACGCGAAGATCCGCCGTGCCCTGGAAAAGAAGTTCGGCACGGCCACCATCATCCTGATTTCCCATCGGATTACCACACTGAACAAGGCGGATATGGTCCTGGTCCTGGACCACGGCCGGATCAGCCAGCTGGGAACCCCGGAGGAACTGAAGAACCAGCCCGGCCTGTATCAGGAGATCAACAAGATCCAGGCCCTGAGCACAGAGGAGGTGCAGGCGTAATGGAAAATACGAATAAAAACGTGTCCCTGCCCTTCTTCGGCATACCGCGGATCGCTCCCTACCTGAAGCCTTTCCGCCGGCTGCTGCTGACGATGGTGGTCTGCGGCCTGCTGGGCTCCGTGATGGACGTCGGCCTGCCGATGCTGCAGCGCTACGCGCTGGACCACTTTATTGCCGGCAATACCCTGGATACCCTGCCGGGCTATATCACGCTGTTTGTCTGCCTGATCCTGTTTGCGTCCTGCATGAACTTCATTGCCTGCAATGGCGCGATGAAAACGGAGAACCAGGTTAACCGGGACCTGCGCGCGGCGGCGTTCAGCCACCTGCAGACGCTGTCCTTCAGCTATTTCAACCAGAACAGCGTCGGCTACATCCATTCCCGGGTCATGAGCGATACCGGCCGCATCGGCTCCCTGGTTTCCTGGAGCCTCATGGACTGCGTATGGCATTCCACCTACCTCATCGGCTCCCTGGTTGTCATGCTGTCCATCAATGCGCGCCTGACACTCCTGGTGATGCTGATCCTGCCCCTGATCGTGATCCTTTATTCGCTGTTCCAGGGCAAGCTGATCCGCGCCAACCGGCGCATCCGCGAACTGAACAGCAAAATCACCGGCGATTTCAACGAGGGAATCACCGGCGCGAAGACCATCAAGACACTGGTAATCGAGGACAAGATGGCCAAGGATTTCCTGGAAGACACTGCGGAAATCCGCAAAAAGAGCGTCAGTGCGGCCCGCCTGCGGGGCGCCTTCGCGATCACGATGCACCTGGCGTCCTCCCTGGCCCTGGCGATCGTCCTGTGGCAGGGCGGCTATATCGCTGCTTCCGAGGTCGGCACCTTCGCCCTGTTCATGAACTATGCCCAGGGCATGATGGAGCCGGTCCGCTGGATTGTGGACGCGATTTCGGATGTGATCACCACCCAGGTGAACATCGAGCGCCTCACCCGCCTGCTGGGCACGAAGTCCGACGTGACGGATACCCCGGAGGTGGAGGAAAAGTACGGCGACAGCTTCAACCCGAAGCGGGAGAACTGGGAGCCGATCCGCGGGGACATCGAGTTCAGGGACGTCTCCTTCCGCTATCCGGACGGCGACGAGTACGTACTGGAACACTTCAACCTCAGCATTCCCTTTGGCTCCAGCATCGCCATCGTCGGTGAAACCGGCGCCGGCAAGAGCACCCTGGTCAACCTCGTATGCCGCTTCTTTGAGCCCACGGAGGGCCAGGTGCTGATTGACGGGCGGGACGCCCGGGAACGGAGCCAGCTCTGGCTTCACAGCGCCATCGGCTATGTGCTGCAGACGCCGCACCTCTTCTCCGGCACTATCCGGGAGAACCTGCTCTACGGCAATCCCAATGCTACGGAAGAGGAAATTGAGCGCGCGCTGAAGCTCGTATCCGCGGATGAAGTCGTGGCCCGCATGGAAAAGGGCATCGACTCCGACGTCGGTGAGGGCGGCGACCTGCTGTCCACCGGTGAAAAGCAGCTGATCTCCTTTGCCCGCGCGATCCTGGCGAATCCCCGGATCCTGGTGCTGGATGAAGCCACCGCTTCCGTGGACACCCTGACCGAGCAGAAGATCCAGGCCGCGATGGATACCGTCATCAAGGGACGGACCTCCCTGGTTATCGCCCACCGGCTGAGCACGGTGCGCAATGCGGACCTGATCCTCGTCGTCCATAACGGCAAAATCGTCGAACAGGGCACCCACGGGGAACTGATCGCGGCGAAAGGATACTACTACCGCCTCTACACGCGGCAGTACGAGGACGAGGCAACAAGCAGTATACTTGCTTAATCAATCATGTTAAAAAGGGGAACGGTTTTAACACCGTTCCCTATTTCTGTGGAGAGAAGAGAGTTCTTCGTTTCGCTGCCTGCTGGTAAGCGGAAGCCCGGGATGTTTCCTTACAGGACGTTATGAAGCACGCCGGTGCTTGGCGATTGGCGAGCCGGAGGCGAAGACAGAGCTTAGCATCCGCTGCGTGCGGAATACAGGCGCGAGCCGTGTCCTGTAAGGGAATTTCCCGGGTTGGAGCGAACACAAGATTCCCCGGGCAACAAATAATAGGTAACAGTAAAAGAGAGAATGGCTTAAGAACCATTCTCTCTTTTTGATGAATTCATTTAGTTTACCCCAACGTTCTTTTCCCGGTCCAGCCGGAAGGCAACCGAGCGCTTCAGGTATTCCAGGTACTGGGGATCCCGGCACATGGTCTTCCCGTCCGAGTCGGACAGCTTGGCCACGGCGCGGCCGTTCACCGTCTGTAGCTTGATCACGATGTTCAGCGGCTCCACGAACGTGTCGT
It encodes the following:
- a CDS encoding MBL fold metallo-hydrolase is translated as MSTRYTIVHYYHSGFSVASGDTLLVFDYWRGEDMELTEDRQLSEEQIRSFPNVVVFISHEHIDHLDPIVFTWKDLTNVSYIVSSDMPVGTRGKRMAPGDTYSPVPGVDVTAYDSTDLGVSFLVDFNGLRVFHAGDLNFWHWREESSMQDIEEADAEFRKVVSTISGQDIDIAFFPVDPRQGAMYEAGANYFIMSVKPQILVPMHYFHRADVALEYARTASSRDTEVIAMPLYGDTLRIETDDEGYLNVTPIRITDTPAKAENGENEDGEPENETASDFLDPELDGDNPFSESDLPIPGLSENSEDEV
- a CDS encoding fucose isomerase produces the protein MENIPVIKLGLVAVSRDCFPISLSEKRRANIAAKLAEKKLNFVEIKKTVESEKDMLAAVEELNKEGCNAACVFLGNFGPETPETLIAAKFDGPVMFVAAAEGDGDMINGRGDAYCGMLNCSYNLGMRHLKGYIPEYPVGNAAELADKIEEFFPIARVIVGLKNLKIITFGPRPQDFFACNAPIKGLYELGIEIEENSELDLLVSYKEHAGDPRIPAVCADMAKEMGEGKYYPDMSERMAQFELTLLDWAEAHKGARKYVAFADKCWPAFPSQFGFEPCYVNSRLASRGIPVSCEVDIYGALSEYIGACLTGDAVTLLDINNSVPEYIYDADIKGKYDYKLHDTFMGFHCGNTPSCKMCADRAVKYQLIQHRLLEPEGSEPDFTRGTLEGDIAAGPITFYRLQCDSEGEVRAYLAEGEVLPVATQSFGGIGVFAIKEMGRFYRHVLVQKRYPHHGAVAFAHCGKLLFEVFKYLGVKDIAWNQPANLPYPTENPWA
- the gap gene encoding type I glyceraldehyde-3-phosphate dehydrogenase codes for the protein MAVKVAINGFGRIGRLAFRQMFGAPGYEVVAINDLTSPAMLAHLLKYDTAQKGYCGVIGENKHTVEATENSIIVDGKEITIYAIKDAKECPWGELGVDVVLECTGFYTSKEKSMAHIEAGAKKVVISAPAGNDLPTIVYNVNHNTLKPEDQVISAASCTTNCLAPMTKALNDAFPIQAGIMTTVHAYTGDQMILDGPHRKGDLQRARAGAANIVPNSTGAAKAIGLVIPELNGKLIGSAQRVPVPTGSTTILVAVVKGKDVTKEAINAAMKAQASESFGYTTEKLVSSDIIGMTYGSLFDANQTMVNKIDDDTYQVQVVSWYDNENSYTSQMVRTIKYFAELK
- a CDS encoding ABC transporter ATP-binding protein; the encoded protein is MQTNETRPEEKRPGRGKLIMHFLKGSKAFFIMAMACAAISALADMVTPQIIRITVDQVLGGMSTETLSPLAAGFLDFLGGPEKIRTSLWIMALAVVAVAVVKCLTQYGFRVTNTKGSETLAKTMRDELFRHIERLPFQWHMQNHTGDIIQRCTSDIDTTRNFISEQMTGLIRILILLVMSIVFMLGMNPLLTLIAMIPLPVIIWYSLYFHRKFRKGFTECDENEGKLSAMAQENLTGVRVVRAFGRERYEKDRFEKQNNYYASLWVKLGRLMAFFWSSADILSFVQVLLVLVFGVVFCLRGNITSGEYIAFLSYNGMLIWPVRQLGRMLSEMSKAGVGVDRIGYIMDAEEEKDVPDAVEPPMTGDIRFEHVSFAYEGAPEMLHDIDLTIPAGTTLGILGGTGSGKSTMMYLLDRLYPLPESGGRITIGGVDIAKIRLDHLRSHIGIVLQEPFLFSRTLRENLSITSAEMNEEELHAAAKAACLEETVAGFTKGYETFVGERGVTLSGGQKQRAAIARMLTQKAPIMIFDDSLSAVDTETDAKIRRALEKKFGTATIILISHRITTLNKADMVLVLDHGRISQLGTPEELKNQPGLYQEINKIQALSTEEVQA
- a CDS encoding ABC transporter ATP-binding protein, which translates into the protein MENTNKNVSLPFFGIPRIAPYLKPFRRLLLTMVVCGLLGSVMDVGLPMLQRYALDHFIAGNTLDTLPGYITLFVCLILFASCMNFIACNGAMKTENQVNRDLRAAAFSHLQTLSFSYFNQNSVGYIHSRVMSDTGRIGSLVSWSLMDCVWHSTYLIGSLVVMLSINARLTLLVMLILPLIVILYSLFQGKLIRANRRIRELNSKITGDFNEGITGAKTIKTLVIEDKMAKDFLEDTAEIRKKSVSAARLRGAFAITMHLASSLALAIVLWQGGYIAASEVGTFALFMNYAQGMMEPVRWIVDAISDVITTQVNIERLTRLLGTKSDVTDTPEVEEKYGDSFNPKRENWEPIRGDIEFRDVSFRYPDGDEYVLEHFNLSIPFGSSIAIVGETGAGKSTLVNLVCRFFEPTEGQVLIDGRDARERSQLWLHSAIGYVLQTPHLFSGTIRENLLYGNPNATEEEIERALKLVSADEVVARMEKGIDSDVGEGGDLLSTGEKQLISFARAILANPRILVLDEATASVDTLTEQKIQAAMDTVIKGRTSLVIAHRLSTVRNADLILVVHNGKIVEQGTHGELIAAKGYYYRLYTRQYEDEATSSILA